Proteins from a genomic interval of Xiphophorus maculatus strain JP 163 A chromosome 7, X_maculatus-5.0-male, whole genome shotgun sequence:
- the LOC111609281 gene encoding uncharacterized protein LOC111609281, protein MKNKEKAKSMKVTNSLLLQYEQTLKTELESRKSSYDHDQEVYEERFASYLQTLQSYKETYFQNPIAQKLLLLQAEIEKIESQIKHCDDCMMMKKKELEHLTDPDVTSMEKLPNGVLGEHHTTEEQSEQMEEDCSIDMSYIDLNQAASDHEPAAEVNTEEMSEENELQDPTSCFTASDKSNEELWSLQLSDGEYVTLEIEINYIF, encoded by the exons atgaagaataaagaaaaagcaaaaag CATGAAGGTGACCAACAGCCTGCTTCTTCAGTATGAACAGACGCTGAAAACAGAACTGGAAAGTAGAAAAAGCAGCTACGACCATGACCA GGAAGTCTACGAAGAGAGGTTTGCTAGCTACCTACAGACACTGCAGTCATACAAAGAGACATATTTCCAAAATCCCATCGCTCAGaagctcctcctgctgcaggctGAGATAGAGAAAATTGAGAGTCAAATTAAACACTGTGATGATTGCATgatgatgaaaaagaaagaactggAACATCTTACTG ATCCAGATGTGACTTCCATGGAAAAACTACCAAATgg TGTTTTAGGCGAACACCACACAACAGAAGAACAGTCTGAACAGATGGAGGAGGATTGCTCCATTGACATGTCATACATTGATCTCAACCAAGCAGCT AGTGACCATGAACCTGCTGCAGAAGTAAACACTGAAGAGATGAGTGAGGAAAACGAACTGCAGGATCCAACCAGCTGCTTCACTGCCTCTGACAAATCAAATGAAGAGCTGTGGTCTCTGCAGCTGTCAGATGGTGAATATGTCACCCtagaaattgaaataaattacattttttga